From Pseudomonas hormoni:
CCGTACCGAAGTCCTGGGCCTGGTAAAAGCCCAGCAAGTGAAGAACTCGGTCATCGTGCCGGTGGGCGCGAAGGGCGGCTTCCTGCCGCGTCGCCTGCCACTGGGCGGCAGCCGTGACGAGATCGCGGCCGAGGGCATTGCCTGCTACCGCATCTTCATTTCGGGCCTGTTGGACATTACCGACAACCTGAAGGACGGTGCGCTGGTGCCGCCGGTGAACGTCGTGCGTCATGACGACGATGACCCGTACCTGGTGGTGGCGGCGGACAAGGGCACTGCAACCTTCTCCGACATCGCCAACGGCATCGCCATCGACTACGGCTTCTGGCTGGGTGACGCGTTCGCGTCCGGCGGTTCTGCCGGTTACGACCACAAGAAAATGGGCATTACCGCCAAAGGCGCGTGGGTTGGCGTACAGCGTCACTTCCGCGAGCGCGGCATCAATGTTCAGGAAGACAGCATCACTGTAGTGGGCGTCGGCGACATGGCCGGTGACGTGTTCGGTAACGGCTTGTTGATGTCCGACAAACTGCAACTGGTCGCTGCGTTCAACCACTTGCACATCTTCATCGATCCAAACCCTGAGCCTGCAAACAGCTTCGCCGAGCGTCAGCGCCTGTTCGATCTGCCGCGTTCGGCGTGGTCGGATTACGACACCAGCATCATGTCCGAAGGCGGCGGGATCTTCTCCCGTAGCGCGAAAAGCATCGCGATTTCCCCGCAGATGAAAGAGCGCTTCGACATTCAAGCGGACAAGCTGACCCCGACCGAACTGCTGAATGCCTTGCTCAAGGCGCCGGTAGACCTGTTGTGGAACGGCGGTATCGGCACCTACGTCAAGGCGAGCAGCGAAAGCCACGCCGATGTTGGCGACAAGGCCAACGATGCACTGCGTGTAAACGGCAACGAACTGCGCTGCAAAGTCGTGGGCGAGGGCGGTAACCTCGGTATGACCCAACTGGGTCGTGTCGAATTCGGCCTCAACGGCGGCGGTTCCAACACCGACTTCATCGACAACGCCGGTGGCGTGGACTGCTCCGACCACGAAGTGAACATCAAGATCCTGCTGAACGAAGTGGTTCAGGCCGGTGACATGACCGACAAGCAACGTAACCAGTTGCTGGCGAGCATGACCGACGAAGTCGGCAACCTGGTGCTGGGCAACAACTACAAGCAGACTCAGGCCCTGTCCCTGGCGGCACGCCGTGCTTTCGTGCGGATTGCCGAATACAAGCGTCTGATGAACGATCTGGAAGGCCGCGGCAAGCTGGATCGCGCCATCGAGTTCCTGCCGTCGGAAGAAGCCATCAACGAGCGTCTCGCGGAAGGCCATGGCCTGACCCGTGCGGAGCTGTCGGTGCTGATCTCCTACAGCAAGATCGACCTCAAGGAAGCGCTGCTCAACTCCCAGGTGCCGGACGACGACTACCTGACGCGCGACATGGAAACCGCTTTCCCGCCGAGCCTGGTGAGCAAGTTCTCCGAAGCCATGCGCCGTCACCGTCTGAAGCGCGAGATCGTCAGCACCCAGATCGCCAACGATCTGGTCAACCACATGGGCATCACTTTCGTTCAACGACTCAAAGAGTCCACCGGCATGAGCCCGGCGAACGTGGCCGGTGCTTACGTGATCGTGCGTGACATCTTCCATCTCCCGCACTGGTTCCGTCAGATCGAAGCCCTGGACTACCAGGTTTCGGCCGACGTACAACTGGAGCTGATGGACGAGCTGATGCGTCTGGGCCGTCGCGCTACGCGCTGGTTCCTGCGTGCCCGTCGCAACGAGCAGAACGCTGCCCGTGACGTCGCGCACTTCGGTCCGCATCTGAAGGAGTTGGGTCTCAAGCTCGACGATCTGCTCAGTGGCGAGATCCGCGAAACCTGGCAGGCGCGTTATCAGGCGTACGTCGAAGCCGGCGTGCCAGAGTTGCTGGCGCGCATGGTGGCTGGCACCACGCACCTGTACACCCTGCTGCCGATCATCGAGGCTTCCGACGTGACCGGCCAGAACCCTGCGGACGTCGCGAAGGCTTACTTCGCCGTCGGCAGCGCGCTGGACATCACCTGGTACCTGCAACAGATCAGCGCTCTGCCGGTTGAAAACAACTGGCAAGCCCTGGCCCGTGAAGCGTTCCGCGATGACGTCGACTGGCAGCAACGTGCGATCACCATCTCCGTCCTGCAACAGGGCGACGGTTCTCAGGACGTGGAAACACGCCTGGCACTGTGGATGGAAGAGCACAAAGGCATGATCGAACGCTGGCGCGCCATGCTGGTGGAAATCCGTGCCGCGAGCGGCACGGACTACGCCATGTACGCGGTGGCCAACCGTGAACTGCTGGATCTGGCGTTGAGCGGGCAGGCGGTAGTGCCTGCGCCTGCCACCACCAGTGTCGAGCTGGAACCAGCGGCCTGATCAGTCGCTGAATGAAAAAGCCCCGCATTGAGAGATGCAGGGCTTTTTTTTGCCTGGAGTTTCTGTGGTGTCTGGTAGGGCCTCTTCGCGGGCAAGCCTCGCTCCTACAGGTTTGTGTCGTACACATACCCCAAAACGACATAAAACCTGTAGGAGCGAGGCTTGCCCGCGAAGAGGCCGTTGATATCAATACAACTTCCGAATGGATGTGTTATCAACCATCGACACTTTATCTGTCGGCCCAGTCAATAAATTACTGAGTGATTGGTCAAACTTCTGCAATGCCCGAACTTGCACATTCTGTTGTTCGTTAATATCCGCCACGATCTCTTCGCTGCGTTTGTAATCCGCCCACAGCGGACTCAGTGCTTTGGCGTCATGCCCTTGTGCAGTACCGATGTAATTGAAGTTGGCGTCATAAAAAACCGCACTCACATCCGCCTCGACGTCCGAACTGCGCGAGGTGATCAATTGGCTGCGGGTGTCGACAATCGCCACCATGTCCGGTTTCGCGGTCCTGAGGCTTTGCATGTCCGGGTACACCGTTACCGAACCGAACTGACGTTGCAAGGATGCCTTGACCCAATCCACCGCCATGTCGGGCCTGGAGGTGGCAACGTAGGCATCATGAATCGGTTGCACCAGCAGGCTCTGGCCGAAACCGGTGCCGGCATTGGCCTGGTAATCCTGAAGGTAGGCGCGGTTGGTCTGGGTGTTGCGACTGTAAACGATGCCCAGCGATACATGACGGCCGCTGGCGACATGGGTAGCGCTGCTGCGGCCGACCGGCTCGCTGAAAATGCCGTCCAGTGAAGAAGTAGCCGTCGGAGCGGTGGGAATTGAACATCCGGTTAAAACAGCGGCTATCGTCAGGGTACTGACAAGTGCAAGTTTCATGGTGTTTCTCCAGTGAAACAACGAGTGTTAGTTGCCGAGCGAGCCGGCGGTGTTTTCAGACTAAACCTGTCGGCACTGAATGAAATAGCCAATAACCGCACTTATCAGGTGGCCAATAGTTTTTGTTTGGTTTAAATCGTTGCGTTTAATTGCGCAGGGAAATAAAAAAGCCCGAACTTGAGAGTCGGGCCTGTTTATTTATGGCTGTACGCTCAGCCATCAGTTTTCCAATGGGATCAACACTTTTTCGTCGGGGGACAACACCATGAATACCAGGAGTTTGGCCGGCTTGGTCGCACTGGCATTTTTCGAGACCAGATGCTCCGACCCGGCCGGTTCATACCAATACTCGCCGGCCTTGTAGGTTTTCGGTTGCTCGCCTTTCACTTGAGAAACGATCGATCCCGAAAGCACGTACGCCATGGCCGTGCCTTCGTGTTTGTGGGCGATGGAGGACTGGCCGGGCTTGTAATCGACTTCGATCATCAGCGCCTTTTTACCCGGGACGTTCTTGAGTACTTCGTCCTGCAGGATCGTGACTTTTTCCGAGGGGTCGTGGGCAAATGCCGAGGCAGATACGGTCAGGGCGAAGACGGCAAGCGGGGCAGCAAGTAAACGCAAAGCTCTCATGATTCATCACCTGCGGTGGTTAGTTGTCAGGAACAACGTTAGTCCGCCAGTGACGGCAATCAAACAGCCAATTTACGAGAAGGCCAGGGGACCAATCGGGGGCTTTGATACGTGAAGATCCCGGCTTGCGGCCGCTCCTGCAGGGGTACCCATTGCCCTGCAGGAGTGACCGTAAGCCGGGACCAAACTTTCTAGACGATAGGAAAGGTGTTGAAGTCGACGGCGTTGGCCAGTCGACTGTCGATAAGGCCGATGAAGCCTTGAACTTCAGGGCAGTTGAAATGCATCTGCATGGCTGCTTCCGATTGCCAGCGGGCGCTGACGTTCCAGCGGTTGCTGTCCTCGGGGCAGCGGTCGACCATATAGGATTCGCAGCCCGGTTGTTCACGCAGGGTTTCGACAATCTTTTGCAGTTGCCTGCCCAGTTCGTCCGAGCGGCCGGCGGCGGCCTGCACCTTTACGGTATTGATCACTTCGTTGGACATTGCTCACACTCCTGAATCAGGCCGGACGAATCCTGCTCATTGAGGGATAACGCTTATGCAGGATAGGCCCGCACCTTGGGACCGCCAATAGCCAATCGCCGGATAAAAACCCAGACCAATCTGTCAGGCGACCTGCTGCAAAATGTCCCGCAGACGGTCCAGGGCGGTGTCGATGTCGAGGGTTTCAATGGCGCCAAAGCCCATGAGAAGCCCGGCCTGTGGCGCTTGTTGATAGTAGAAGTCTTCGATGGAATACAGTCCCACTTCGACCTTTTTCGCCAGTTCGATCACCAGCGGCATATCGATAGGCACTTTGCACATAAGCACCATGTGAAACCCGGCGGTGCTTTGGATGGCTTCGAACCAAGGGGACAGGTCACCCGCAACACGCGTCAGGATTCGCTCACGACGCCCGGCGTAGATCATATGGCAACGGCGAACGTGTTTGAGCAGGCAGCCTTCGGCGATGAACTTGGCCAGCGCCCACTGGGGCAGGGTGGAGGTATGCCGATCGGTGAGTTGCTTGGCCTGGATCACCGCTTCGAGAATCGCTGGCGGCAAAATCGCGTAACCGAGGCGCAACTCTGGCAGCAGGGTTTTCGAAAAGGTCCCGACGTAGGCCACGATCCCGCGCTCATCCATGCTTTGCAGGGAGTCGGTGGGCCGGCCTTCATAGCGGAATTCGCTGTCGTAATCGTCCTCGATGATGATCGCGCCCAGCTCATACGCGCGTTCCAGCAATGCCACTCGCCGCGCCTGGCTCATCGGCATGCCCAGCGGAAACTGATGCGACGGCGTGACATAAATCAGCTGCGTACCGAGGGGGATTTTGTCGACCTGAATGCCTTCGGCGTCGACCGGCACGCCGATCACCGTGGCGCCGTGGCTGCCGAACAGCAGGCGCGCGGGCGGGTAGCCGGGGTCTTCCATGGCGACGATGCTGCCGGGGCGGGTCATCACGCGGGAGATCAGGTCCAGCGCCTGTTGCGCGCCGTTGCACACCACCACGTCTTCGTCCTGACAGTTCACGCCACGGGAAAATGCGATATGCCGGGCGATCGCGTTGCGCAGTGCCGGAAGACCTTCGGGCAGGCTGTAGAAACCCTTCGAACCGGTCATCTGACGCAAGGCGTGAGAGGTGCAGCGCCGCCAATCGTCCTGCGGGAACTGAGCCTTGCTGGTGGCGCCACCGATGAAGTCATAGCGCAGCGAACCTTCCAGCGTCGGATGACGCAAAAACACCGGCAGGTTGCGCCACGACTCGATGACCTCGGCGCTCGCCAACTGCGAATGGCTTTGCTTGGGCAGCGCTTTTGCGGTCCGGGCATTGACGTAGGTGCCTTTGCCGATCACGCCGGTGAGGAAGTTTTCATAGGTCAGTTGCGCGTAGGTGTCGGAAATGGTCTTGCGCGAGATGCCCAGCTGTTCGGCCAGCAATCGACTGGGCGGCAGTTGCGTCCCGGCTGCCAGACGGCCGGATTCGATGGCGCTGCGCAGTTGGTTGTACAACTGGCCCGCCAGGTCCTTGCGGCCGTTGATGACAACATGAAGTTCCATACCGACGGGGCTCCTTGTGGCGGTTGGGGCGCGTGTGCGTGGCGCCAGATTACCCGCAAGCACCGCTGCGCAGAAGTTGCGCGGATGAAAAACCGCGGATTGGCCTGTTGTGCGGTGGTCCACCGGAATTTCGCTGAATTGGATCTGTAACGCTTGCGCATCAGCGCCTAACGTTAAAAGCATCTATCAATCCACGAGGCACGCCATGACTTCCCGTCTGGATTACTACAGCGCGTCGCCCAAAGCGATGAAAGCGATGATTGCCATGGAGGCGCTGACCAGTAACCTGAGTATCGAGCCGGCGCTGCTGCACCTGATCAAGATCCGCGCCTCGCAGCTCAATGGCTGCGCCTTTTGCACCGACATGCATTCGGTGGATGCGCGGCGCCTCGGCGAGACCGACCGTCGCCTGTATTCAATCGTGGTCTGGCGCGACAGTGGCTTCTTCAACCCACGGGAACGCGCGGCGCTGGCCTGGACCGAGGCGGTCACCTTGCTCTCGCAAAGCCATGTGCCCGATGACGTCTATGCCCAGGCCCGGGAGCAGTTCAGTGAAAGCGAGATGGTCGACCTGACCATCGCCGTCACCACCATCAACAGCTGGAATCGCCTGGCCGTGAGTTTTCGACAAACGCCCAGTGCTTGAGGCTAGTGCCGATCATTCAATGGATAAATTTCACTGTAGGAGCCAGCGGTGCGGCGATCCGACTTGCCGGCGAAGGCGTCCTTCAGCGCGCCCTCGCCGGCAAGCCTGGCTCCTACGAAAGCGAATCACAACCCGGCTGTCACAGCAGGTTCATGAACGTTGCGCAGGATGAGGTTTTCAAAGGACATATCGACAGGGAGTCATCGATGTCATTCATGGAAACCACAGGGCGCCAAAGCCCCGACGAGTACCGTTTGCCGGTAGCAACCTCACCGTCCTGGCGTGCGCAGGCCACGGCGATTGATCCGCAACTGGCTCTGGGGTTCACGGTCAGTGCCCGCTGTGGTTGTTTCATGCAGGCGGCGCGCAGCCTCAACATCAAGGCAACCTTGCTGCGCAAACAACTGGCGCAGCTCGAAGCGCAATTGCAGTGTTCGCTGTTTAGTCATTGCGACAGTGGCATGGCCCTTAGCCGTGAAGGCTTGCAGCTTCAGGCGCAGTTGATTGCGTTGGCTCATGAGCGCGATTTGCCGGTGATCGAGCAACCGTTGGTGCGCCTGGCTGTTGCCGAATCGATCCTGCACGACATTCTCGGTCGCGACCTGGTGGCCTTGTTGCGCCGCAACGCCAGCGTACGCCTGGACATCATCACTCTCGACAGCGAACTGGCGCTGCAAGCCGTCAGCGCCGATGTGGTGGTGTGGCTGGCCGGTACCGAATCGCCGCTGCCGGGCCCGAGTTTTGCGGTCAGCGAGCCCCGGCGCCTGGCGCGGCTTGACTACCAGCCGCACATCGCCAAGCGCTATTCACGGACGGCGTCGCGCCCGGACAGCCTCGAGGACCTCGCCGATTTCCTGTTGGTGCAATGGCAGTCTCACCGTCAGGTCGAGAATTTCGTGCCGTGGAATGCGCTGGTAGACCAGCGCCTGGCCGGTGTCGTGCAGCTGCATTCCTATGAACTGCTGCTGGAGATGATTCGTTGCAGCGCCTGCATCGGTTTGCTGCCAGGCTACATCAGCCGCTTTGACCGCGGTCTCATCGCGTTGCCGGGGCTGTTTGGCCAGCCGATGCAGCGTGAGGTGTGGATGGCGGTTAATGCGCAGTCCGAGGGCGAAGCGCAGGTGCAGATGATCGTCGAGCTTATCCAGAACACGTTCAATGAGCGCCGGGAGTGGTTCGAGAGCTGAGCACCGCCCAAAAATGTGGGAGCGAGACCGGCTTGCCAGCGATGGCGGTGTGTCAGCCAACTTTAATGCGACTGACACACCGCCATCGCCGGCAAGCCGGTCTCGCTCCCACATTGGTATTCGCCATGTTGGAAGATTGCGTTGTAGAGTGAGCGGCCATGTTTGTCTCAAGGATGAATCACCCATGCCCGCCACTGACACTGCCATCACCCTCGCACGCTTCAACGAATCCCATCTCGAAGGCATCACCGCGCTCTACAACGAGCCGGCCGTTACCCGGCAGGTCCTGCAAATGCCGTTTCAATCCATAGAAGTCTGGCGCAAACGCCTGGCGACGGATAACGAACGCGACATAAAACTGGTGGCGCTGCATCAGAAGCAGGTCATCGGCAGCATCGGCCTGGAGCAGTTCACGCGGATCCGTCGCAGTCACGCCGGCAGCTTCGGCATGGGCGTCTTGCCCGCGTGGCAGGGCAAGGGGGTTGGCTCGAAGCTGCTGGCGACCGTGCTGGACATCGCCGACAACTGGATGAACCTGCAACGGGTCGAGCTTTCGGTGTACGCCGACAACGAAGCGGCCATCGGCTTGTACCGCAAGTTCGGCTTTGAAACCGAAGGCCTGTTTCGTGACTACGCCGTGCGTGACGGAAGGCTGGTGGATACCTTGAGCATGGCGCGTCTGCGGCGCACGCCCAAGGCCGGTTGATCACTGCGCCAGTGCGAACGCCACCGCCGCCTGCGCATGCAGTTCGGTGGTGTCGAGCAGGGGCAGGGCGCTGTGCTCGGGTTTGAGCAGCAGGCTGATTTCCGTGCAGCCAAGGATGATGGCCTGAGCGCCGCGTTGGCTCAGGGATTCAATGACCTGCTGATAAATCCGGCGTGAATCCTCGCTGATCACCCCGACGCACAGTTCGTCGTAAATGATCCGGTGCACGGCCTGACGCTCCTCGGCCTCCGGCACCAGAACGGTCAGCCCCATCGACATCAGGCGTTCCTTGAGGAAGTCCTGTTCCATGGTGAACGCTGTACCCAGCAATCCGACCTTCAGCGCACCCGCCTCGACAGCCGCCTGACCCGCCGGGTCGGCGATGTGCAGGAACGGAATACTGATCGCCGCCTGAATCTGCCCGGCGACCTTGTGCATGGTGTTGGTGCACAGCACCACGCAATCGGCACCACCCGCTTCAAGCCGCCGCGCCGCGTCCACCAGGATCAATGCCGCATCGTCCCAGCGCCCGGCATGCTGAGCCTGTTCGACAGGCCCGAAGTCGACGCTGTACATGAGCAATTTCGCTGAACGCAACGGCCCGAGCCGGTCGCGTACCTGTTGGTTGATGAGGCGGTAGTACTCGGCGCTGGACTCCCAGCTCATCCCGCCGATAAGGCCGATGGTGCGCATGGCGTGCTCCTGTTGATGGCTGCCCCTGAGCCGCGAGTGTCCCGTGATGTGACCGCCTGTGCAATTGACTTGTACGGCCGGCGCGCGCATCTGCCATGCTCAAAGTCCGCAGCACTGCTTCAACCAAAGGAACACCGCGATGGACGACGTACAGCAACTGGGCGAAATGCTTCGCCACTACGCAGACAGCGAAGCGCACAAAAAACAACTGTTCGAGTCGCAGTCGGCCGTATGGGCGACACGCATTGGCGAGCTGTTCGATCAGATCCAGCAATGGCTGGAACCGGTCAAGGCGCCGAACCTGCTGGAAGTGAGCCGTGAGGCCTACGTGGCCTCGGGGCCCAGCGTTCCGGTCGAGACGTCGACGTTCAAGACTGAGAAGCTCGGTATCGTGATCGCCGGCAAACCGGTGGAGTTCGTACCGGATGTGATGGGCGCGGGTGGGCAGATTTCCCTGGCCGTGATGGGCCTGACCGCCGCGCGGTATGGCAGCATTTCGCTGGTATGCCTGCCGCCGTCGAGCAACTGGCAATGGCGCAAGACCAATGGTTTGAAAGACCCGGACACCTTTGCCTTCGACGCAAATTTTCTGGCGCAGCAGTTACAGAGCCTGATCCCTCGCGATCGCGGC
This genomic window contains:
- a CDS encoding aspartate/glutamate racemase family protein, with amino-acid sequence MRTIGLIGGMSWESSAEYYRLINQQVRDRLGPLRSAKLLMYSVDFGPVEQAQHAGRWDDAALILVDAARRLEAGGADCVVLCTNTMHKVAGQIQAAISIPFLHIADPAGQAAVEAGALKVGLLGTAFTMEQDFLKERLMSMGLTVLVPEAEERQAVHRIIYDELCVGVISEDSRRIYQQVIESLSQRGAQAIILGCTEISLLLKPEHSALPLLDTTELHAQAAVAFALAQ
- a CDS encoding GNAT family N-acetyltransferase encodes the protein MPATDTAITLARFNESHLEGITALYNEPAVTRQVLQMPFQSIEVWRKRLATDNERDIKLVALHQKQVIGSIGLEQFTRIRRSHAGSFGMGVLPAWQGKGVGSKLLATVLDIADNWMNLQRVELSVYADNEAAIGLYRKFGFETEGLFRDYAVRDGRLVDTLSMARLRRTPKAG
- a CDS encoding carboxymuconolactone decarboxylase family protein, whose protein sequence is MTSRLDYYSASPKAMKAMIAMEALTSNLSIEPALLHLIKIRASQLNGCAFCTDMHSVDARRLGETDRRLYSIVVWRDSGFFNPRERAALAWTEAVTLLSQSHVPDDVYAQAREQFSESEMVDLTIAVTTINSWNRLAVSFRQTPSA
- a CDS encoding putative quinol monooxygenase: MSNEVINTVKVQAAAGRSDELGRQLQKIVETLREQPGCESYMVDRCPEDSNRWNVSARWQSEAAMQMHFNCPEVQGFIGLIDSRLANAVDFNTFPIV
- a CDS encoding LysR family transcriptional regulator translates to MSFMETTGRQSPDEYRLPVATSPSWRAQATAIDPQLALGFTVSARCGCFMQAARSLNIKATLLRKQLAQLEAQLQCSLFSHCDSGMALSREGLQLQAQLIALAHERDLPVIEQPLVRLAVAESILHDILGRDLVALLRRNASVRLDIITLDSELALQAVSADVVVWLAGTESPLPGPSFAVSEPRRLARLDYQPHIAKRYSRTASRPDSLEDLADFLLVQWQSHRQVENFVPWNALVDQRLAGVVQLHSYELLLEMIRCSACIGLLPGYISRFDRGLIALPGLFGQPMQREVWMAVNAQSEGEAQVQMIVELIQNTFNERREWFES
- a CDS encoding PLP-dependent aminotransferase family protein translates to MELHVVINGRKDLAGQLYNQLRSAIESGRLAAGTQLPPSRLLAEQLGISRKTISDTYAQLTYENFLTGVIGKGTYVNARTAKALPKQSHSQLASAEVIESWRNLPVFLRHPTLEGSLRYDFIGGATSKAQFPQDDWRRCTSHALRQMTGSKGFYSLPEGLPALRNAIARHIAFSRGVNCQDEDVVVCNGAQQALDLISRVMTRPGSIVAMEDPGYPPARLLFGSHGATVIGVPVDAEGIQVDKIPLGTQLIYVTPSHQFPLGMPMSQARRVALLERAYELGAIIIEDDYDSEFRYEGRPTDSLQSMDERGIVAYVGTFSKTLLPELRLGYAILPPAILEAVIQAKQLTDRHTSTLPQWALAKFIAEGCLLKHVRRCHMIYAGRRERILTRVAGDLSPWFEAIQSTAGFHMVLMCKVPIDMPLVIELAKKVEVGLYSIEDFYYQQAPQAGLLMGFGAIETLDIDTALDRLRDILQQVA
- a CDS encoding ATPase; the encoded protein is MKLALVSTLTIAAVLTGCSIPTAPTATSSLDGIFSEPVGRSSATHVASGRHVSLGIVYSRNTQTNRAYLQDYQANAGTGFGQSLLVQPIHDAYVATSRPDMAVDWVKASLQRQFGSVTVYPDMQSLRTAKPDMVAIVDTRSQLITSRSSDVEADVSAVFYDANFNYIGTAQGHDAKALSPLWADYKRSEEIVADINEQQNVQVRALQKFDQSLSNLLTGPTDKVSMVDNTSIRKLY
- a CDS encoding cupin domain-containing protein codes for the protein MRALRLLAAPLAVFALTVSASAFAHDPSEKVTILQDEVLKNVPGKKALMIEVDYKPGQSSIAHKHEGTAMAYVLSGSIVSQVKGEQPKTYKAGEYWYEPAGSEHLVSKNASATKPAKLLVFMVLSPDEKVLIPLEN